Proteins from a single region of Chrysemys picta bellii isolate R12L10 chromosome 25, ASM1138683v2, whole genome shotgun sequence:
- the CAPS gene encoding calcyphosin isoform X1 — protein sequence MSGFFQLKIASGGNLSMSGLPPPPHAERAGLTGQPAGWCHSHGLRQPKPFLHFPPPLSCNLTPLPSSPSLPLPCIHRSPAVASASGSLELRPCSSPPLSSALLCSTPPMSAARKQIIADAFHKLDKTGAGVVSVEDLHGVYDGKTHPKYQSGEWTEEQVFRAFLDSFDSPSDKDGKVTAEEFLNYYSGVSASIDSDDYFVAMMKRAWKL from the exons atgtccggcttttttcagttaaaaatagcgtccggggggaatctgtcaatgtccggacttcccccgcccccccatgcagagcgtgcggggcttacagggcagccggccggatggtgccactcgcacgggctccggcagccaaagcccttcctccacttcccccctcctctctcctgcaacttgacaccactcccctcctctccctccctccccctgccctgcattcacagatcaccggccgtcgcctcggcctccggcagtctggagctccgaccctgctcctctcccccgctgtcgagtgcgctgctctgcagcaca CCACCCATGTCGGCCGCCAGGAAGCAGATTATAGCTGATGCATTTCACAAACTGGACAAGACTGGAGCCGGCGTGGTGAGCGTGGAGGATCTCCATGGGGTGTATGACGGCAAAACTCACCCCAAGTACCAGAGCGGGGAATGGACAGAGGAGCAGGTGTTCCGAGCATTCCTGGACAGCTTTGACTCACCCAGTGACAAGGATGGAAAG GTCACAGCCGAGGAGTTCCTGAACTACTACAGTGGGGTCAGCGCATCCATTGACAGTGACGACTACTTTGTGGCTATGATGAAGAGAGCCTGGAAGCTGTAG
- the CAPS gene encoding calcyphosin isoform X2, protein MANTEDQGMEIHTNPIEKLRAQCLAKGSAGIKGLARVFHIMDDDKSRSLDLAEFVKGLSSAGIMLGSREAQQIFSLCDKNSSGTMDFEEFLEALRPPMSAARKQIIADAFHKLDKTGAGVVSVEDLHGVYDGKTHPKYQSGEWTEEQVFRAFLDSFDSPSDKDGKVTAEEFLNYYSGVSASIDSDDYFVAMMKRAWKL, encoded by the exons ATGGCTAACACAGAGGACCAAGGAATGGAGATACACACAAATCCCATAGAAAAGCTCAGGGCACAGTGCTTGGCAAAAGGCTCAGCTGGCATTAAGGGGCTGGCCAG AGTTTTCCACATCATGGATGATGATAAGAGCAGGTCCTTGGACCTAGCAGAGTTTGTGAAGGgcctgagctcagctggcatcATGCTGGGAAGCAGGGAGGCACAGCAAATCTTCAGCCTCTGTGACAAGAACAGCAGCGGCACGATGGATTTTGAGGAGTTCCTGGAAGCCCTGAGG CCACCCATGTCGGCCGCCAGGAAGCAGATTATAGCTGATGCATTTCACAAACTGGACAAGACTGGAGCCGGCGTGGTGAGCGTGGAGGATCTCCATGGGGTGTATGACGGCAAAACTCACCCCAAGTACCAGAGCGGGGAATGGACAGAGGAGCAGGTGTTCCGAGCATTCCTGGACAGCTTTGACTCACCCAGTGACAAGGATGGAAAG GTCACAGCCGAGGAGTTCCTGAACTACTACAGTGGGGTCAGCGCATCCATTGACAGTGACGACTACTTTGTGGCTATGATGAAGAGAGCCTGGAAGCTGTAG